The nucleotide sequence ATTTGTATATAAACCGCAACCGATGCTTTTCTGTCTATTGATACTACTTTTTGTATTATTTCTTCTACCGGACTATTCATTGTGTTTCTACCGGACTATTTTAGTCGGCTGGCAAGTTACGAATTTTGCACCACTTTTTATTAAATATATAACAAATGAAAAATAAATACCTATTGTTGGCACTTTGTAGTTTTTCGTTTATTGGTAAAGCCCAAGTTGCAAATGATACTATTGACGAATTGCAGGAATTGGTCATCTATGAAAACCGTATGCAGATTCCTTTTCAACAATCAACCCGAAATATTCAAGTAATTACAAAAGAAGATATTAAAAAACTGCCGGTTTCATCGATAAATGAAGTGTTGGCGTATGTAAGTGGAGTAGATATTCGCCAGCGTGGTCCGTTTGGTTCGCAGGCAGATATCAGTATCGACGGTGGTTCGTTCGAACAAACAATGGTGCTGTGGAACGGCGTTAAAATGGGCGATGCACAAACGGCACACCACTCCATGAATTTGCCTATTCCTTTGGATGCGATTGAACGCATTGAAGTATTAAAAGGACCAGCAGCCAGAATTTACGGTATCAATGCCTTAACCGGAGCGGTGAATATCGTTACTAAAACCCAAACCAATGATTTTGTGCAACTGCATGCCTATGGTGGTAGTTCGTTTAAAAGCAAAGAAGAAGGAGATGGCAACGGAATCTATGCAGGTGGTGGTTTGCAGGCAACAGCTGGTATCAATACCGGAAAAGTACATCATTTACTAAGTATTGCCAAGGAAGAAACCAACGGACAGCGCTACAACACTGCTGCGAAGAATTTAAAAACCATGTATCAAGGTAATGCTCCGTTGAACGAAAACCACGGCTTTAACTGGATGGGTGGATATATTGATAACGAGTTTGGAGCCAATGGATATTATGCAGCTCCGTTTGATAAAGAATCATATGAAGTGGTGCAAACCCTTTTGTTAAGCGTGGGCAGTAACCACCGAATTACCGATGATTTGACCATAAAACCTCGAATAAGTAATCGATACAACGAAGATGATTATCGTTTTTACCGAAACGATTTAAGCAGAGCGCGTTCCTTGCACTATTCCAATGCGTTTATGTTTGAATTGAACGGTGTTTATACCACAAATATTGGAGATTTTGGAGCAGGTTATGAGTTGCGCTTAGAAGACATAAATAGTTCCAACATTGGCGAACACGACCGAAAAAACCATGGATGGTTTGCCGAGTATAAAAATACCTTTTTCGATAAATTGTTGGTAAACGTAGGTGCTTATTGGAATTATAATACCGATTACGGTTTTCAGTGGTATCCCGGTGCCGATGTGGCTTATTTGCTTACCAATGATTGGAAAGTGCAAGCAAGTGTGGGAAGCAGCCAGCGTATTCCATCGTTTACAGATTTGTATCTAAATCAACGACCAGGAAATATCGGAAACCCTGATTTAAAGCCTGAAGCTGCTTGGCAATACGAAGTAGGGGTGAACTATACCAAAGCCAATAGACGTTTTGTTGCTAGTGTTTTTGAGCGAAATATTTCTGATTTTATTGATTGGACTCGGATTTCAACCGATGTTCCTTACCAACCGCAAAATTTAGGAAATCAAATCATGCGTGGATTGAATGTGCGATACAATCAAGATATTCAGATTGCAACCAATCAAAAATTAGGTTACTCTGTAAGTTATCAATATTTAAGTCCGAAGAAAGAAGATTCTGCAAGCGAAGTGCTTTCAAAATACACCATTGAAAGTTTAAAACACCAAGCAATAGCAGGAATTAATTATACGATAGATGAGGTAAGCATTCAGTTTCAAAACCGATATATAAAACGCGAGCTGAACGAAGGCTATGTAGTTAGCGATTTAAGATTAATGTATGAATTCCCTTGGTTTCAGGTATATACGCAAGCAACCAATTTATTCAACAGTTCGTATAAAGAAGTGGCAGCAGTGCCCATGCCAAGCCGTTGGATCCAATTGGGTGTGAATTACCGATTTAATTTAAAAAAGAAGACTTCCGAATAGGAAGTCTTTTTAGTTTATTGAACAATAATTTTTTCTGTTTTGTTACCTTTATCGGTTTGTATCACAAAAAGGTACACGCCTTTATTAAGGTTTGATACATTGATAGAATCAAAATTTTCTTTTACAGAACGTACCAATTTGCCGGAACTATCTAAAATTTGAACAGCTTGCAGATGGACACCATCGGTTGTTTTTTGTTCAACTGCCACATAATCAGTTGCCGGATTGGGGTATATTTTAAAATTTTCATTTACAAATTTTTCTAAGCTTAATGTACACAAATCGCTGAAATAGAAATTAGTATAGTCATGTACACCATCCCATGTAATGGACCAATTATTATATGGTGGCAAATTGTTTGTTGCATCTAAAGGGTTATCAACTTCGATACATAGGTCCGGATCTGCACCTCCATACAAAATAATGGACACGGAGCTAGCTTGGTTGTTTCGTAAACTAATTCGTTCTAAATAACTTAATTCTCGTACGTTGAGGTAGCTAAAATTAGGGCTGTTGCTAAAATCTAATTCGCGAATTTCTCTTGGTGGAACATCTAGGCTTGAGCATTCAAGTATCAATTCTTCTAAAGAACTTAAAGGTGTTGCATCAAAAGCAGTTAGGTCACAGTTGTCTAAATATATATATTTTAGATTTGATAAGTTGCTGAAATTTATGTTGGTCGCGTCATTTATGACTTTAAGTATTTCTAAGTTAGTAAAATCATTAAAACCATCTAAATTACCAACATATGGGAAATTATTGGGACTATTGTCTATAAAATCTAATTCGGTAACTGTTAGTGCGTCACTAGTTAAAATCTGACCATTTATCAATCCATCGCTATCATATCCCCAATGTACCAAATAATTTTCAAAATTTTGATCTGGTATCAATGTAACTTGCGCCTTTATTGCAAAAGGCACAAGTATTAGTAAGGTTAAAATTAGCTTTTTCAATATGTTAATTTTTAGGTTTATATGTCAAATATAATAAAAAATTAACAAAAGTTTATGTATGTGCTTAAAAAAAGACTTCCGTTTTTGGAAGTCTTTAATTATAATCTGGTGATTTTTTTTAGATTTTCAATCGTGGCAATGGGATCTTTCGCATTAAATACAAAACTACCCGCAACTAAAACATTGGCACCTGCTTTCGCTAAATCGGCAGCGTTTTTGTCGGTAACGCCACCATCGATTTCTATTAAAGTTGTGGCATTGTTTTTAACAATAAGCTCTTTAAGCTGCTGCACTTTTTTATACGTATTTTCAATAAACGATTGCCCGCCAAAACCTGGGTTCACGCTCATGATACAAACTAAATCTATATCGTTGATCACGTCTTCTAACAAAGCCACATTCGTGTGTGGGTTAATGGCAACACCGGCTTTCATGCCTGCTGCTTTAATCGCTTGCAACGAACGATGAAGGTGCGTGCAGGCTTCATAATGAACCGTTAGCACATCGGCACCTAAATTTTTAAAAGTTTCAATGTATCGGTCTGGATCTACAATCATTAAATGTACATCGATGGTTTTTTTAGCATGTTTATTGATGGCAGCCAAAACCGGCATACCAAATGAAATGTTTGGAACAAAAACGCCGTCCATAATATCAATATGGAACCAATCGGCAGCGCTGTTGTTAATCATTTCCACATCGCGTTGTAGGTTCGCAAAATCGGCAGCAAGTACCGATGGCGCAATTAATGTATTTTTCATTGTTGTGTGTTGTTTGTGCAAAGATACAAAGTTATTTTTACTACTCTTGAATGGATTTATTTAGCTTTTTTATTGATAAACAGCAAAGATTAAAAGCAACATGGTGAATAGCATTCCCAGGCTTATGTAATGAAGTTTTGGAGTGCGCTTTTTTAAGCGCAGCATCAATGCAATGATTAGAATGGGCAGCGCATACAAAGTAATCATTAGCAATAAAGAAGTTGTTTCAAAAATTGTTTTTGCAAGTACATTTCCATAAACATTTATGTTAAAAGCTGTGAGCCAATAAATGGTCGTGAATAAACTAACAGCAAAAACAATTTGAGAAAGTTTCATTTTAAAAGCCAATTTTTTATAAGTGTTTTTAGCGACTTACTTTTTGTGTAATTCTAATTTTTCGGCGAAATAAGCGCAAAAATCGCGCATGGTATCGCTCATTTTTTTGTCGTCGGTTGCACGTTCAAACGTATCTGCCATTGCCACTAAAGTTTGGTGAAAAAACACTTTCATTTCATCAACAGGCATTTCTTTTGTCCATAAATCAATGCGTAGTGTTTCTTGTACTTTACTGTCCCAGATTGATAAAAGCATTGCCTTTGCTTGTTCGTTTACTATGCCACCATCGTTTGCAGTCCAACGGATGTCTTCAGGAACTTTATTTTCATCAACCGTGATGTTTATTTTAATTTCAGAGGTGTTGTTTGCCATTATTTTTTAGGTTTATATTTAGATTCGTCGAAAATGGTTTTAGCATCTTTCAATGCCAATTCTTGCAAAGTTACATTATTATTTTTCATATATGAACGCACAATTTGCCAGCCAATATATACACCCACACTACCTGGCGATTCTTGGTCTAGTTCTAAATAAAATTTAGAAAATGGTGCCCGCTGAATAAACCGTGCAATGAGTTTCACATCGTTGTCATATAAATATTTACTTTCTACAAAATATTTCCATACTTGGGCTTCGTTTGCTTGTATCCACTGCATTTGCTCTGCGGTGTAATTCATTTTTAAAGCATCGTTCACTTCTGGCAACAATTGTTCTTTAAAATACATAATTTTTCCCCAATAAATCATTTGACTGATAAAGGTGCGTTCTTGTGGCGCAGCTATTTTTTGAGCGGCAAAATGTTCTGCTAAATCCACCACAATTCGGTTCGGTTCAAAATCGCCTAAGGTATAGCTGTCAAAATCTACATAGAATTTATGGTCTTTTCCCAAATAAGTATCCAAAGAAATTACAGCAATAGAATCGGCATAAATAGCACGACTCATTATATCAACTTCCGACAATACCGTGACCACTTTGCCGGGGTTTTCGTTTGGAAAATAATATTTAATATGTTTGAAAAGTAGGGAAAGTTCTTTTTGTAATTCAGAAACATCTTTAAATTTGTTTTGGGTTTCTTTATACAATTCACCAAACAAACTGTCGTTTTTCTTTTTAAACCAAACCGAATCAGGCGTGCTAGCAGTTAGTAGATAGGGGTATTTTTGTTTTAAACGGTCAAAACTTTCTGGTGTTGTTTGCATGAATTCTTGGTCGAAACGTTCTATTTTTGCTTCCACAGGAATAGCGAGAATTTCATCGCGAACGGTATTTTCTTTTTCACATGCCACAAAAAATAACGAACAAAACAATAAATAAAATGTATTTTTCATCGTAAAACGTATGAGATTTTATAATTTTAATGCACAAAGATACTTAAACGAAAATTGCAATGGAATATAAAAAAATAAATTCTGAAAAAATAGTAAATCATATTGTTCAATGGCTTAAAAACTATGCAGAAACAGCCAAAGTGAAAGGATTTGTAGTGGGAATTTCAGGAGGTATTGACTCTGCTTTGGTTTCCACTTTATGTGCTAAAACCGGCTTGCCTACCTTGTGTGTGGAAATGCCTATACACCAAGCTGCTAGTCAGGTATCGCGCGGGAAAGAGCATATTGCTTTTTTGAAAGATTTATATCCAAATGTACGTGATACTGTTGCCGATTTAACACCTACGTTTGATTTAATGAGCGATAATTTGCCAAAAACCGAAAATCAAACGCTACAAAATTTAACTTTAGCCAATACGCGCGCGCGTTTACGCATGACAACTTTGTATTATTTTGCAGGAATCAATGGGTTTTTGGTAGCCGGAACAGGAAATAAAGTAGAGGATTTTGGTGTTGGATTTTTTACAAAATACGGTGATGGCGGGGTTGATTTAAGTCCGATTGCCGATTTAATGAAGTCGGAAGTGCGTGCACTAGCAACCTACTTGGGAATTACTCAAAATATCATCAAAGCAAAACCCACTGACGGATTGTTTGGAGATGATCGTTCAGACGAAGATCAATTAGGAGCTAATTATGACGAGCTAGAAGCGGCGATGCATGCAGATGCTGCCGGGAAAACTGAAGCCGACTTAACAGGGCGCGAATTAGAAGTTTTTAAGATTTACAAACGATTAAATACGATTAACCAGCACAAAATGAATCCTATACCGGTTTGTGAAATTCCCGATGAGGTGAAGTT is from Paenimyroides aestuarii and encodes:
- a CDS encoding T9SS type A sorting domain-containing protein, with the protein product MKKLILTLLILVPFAIKAQVTLIPDQNFENYLVHWGYDSDGLINGQILTSDALTVTELDFIDNSPNNFPYVGNLDGFNDFTNLEILKVINDATNINFSNLSNLKYIYLDNCDLTAFDATPLSSLEELILECSSLDVPPREIRELDFSNSPNFSYLNVRELSYLERISLRNNQASSVSIILYGGADPDLCIEVDNPLDATNNLPPYNNWSITWDGVHDYTNFYFSDLCTLSLEKFVNENFKIYPNPATDYVAVEQKTTDGVHLQAVQILDSSGKLVRSVKENFDSINVSNLNKGVYLFVIQTDKGNKTEKIIVQ
- the gldB gene encoding gliding motility lipoprotein GldB, encoding MKNTFYLLFCSLFFVACEKENTVRDEILAIPVEAKIERFDQEFMQTTPESFDRLKQKYPYLLTASTPDSVWFKKKNDSLFGELYKETQNKFKDVSELQKELSLLFKHIKYYFPNENPGKVVTVLSEVDIMSRAIYADSIAVISLDTYLGKDHKFYVDFDSYTLGDFEPNRIVVDLAEHFAAQKIAAPQERTFISQMIYWGKIMYFKEQLLPEVNDALKMNYTAEQMQWIQANEAQVWKYFVESKYLYDNDVKLIARFIQRAPFSKFYLELDQESPGSVGVYIGWQIVRSYMKNNNVTLQELALKDAKTIFDESKYKPKK
- the rpe gene encoding ribulose-phosphate 3-epimerase — encoded protein: MKNTLIAPSVLAADFANLQRDVEMINNSAADWFHIDIMDGVFVPNISFGMPVLAAINKHAKKTIDVHLMIVDPDRYIETFKNLGADVLTVHYEACTHLHRSLQAIKAAGMKAGVAINPHTNVALLEDVINDIDLVCIMSVNPGFGGQSFIENTYKKVQQLKELIVKNNATTLIEIDGGVTDKNAADLAKAGANVLVAGSFVFNAKDPIATIENLKKITRL
- the nadE gene encoding NAD(+) synthase → MEYKKINSEKIVNHIVQWLKNYAETAKVKGFVVGISGGIDSALVSTLCAKTGLPTLCVEMPIHQAASQVSRGKEHIAFLKDLYPNVRDTVADLTPTFDLMSDNLPKTENQTLQNLTLANTRARLRMTTLYYFAGINGFLVAGTGNKVEDFGVGFFTKYGDGGVDLSPIADLMKSEVRALATYLGITQNIIKAKPTDGLFGDDRSDEDQLGANYDELEAAMHADAAGKTEADLTGRELEVFKIYKRLNTINQHKMNPIPVCEIPDEVKF
- a CDS encoding TonB-dependent receptor plug domain-containing protein — translated: MKNKYLLLALCSFSFIGKAQVANDTIDELQELVIYENRMQIPFQQSTRNIQVITKEDIKKLPVSSINEVLAYVSGVDIRQRGPFGSQADISIDGGSFEQTMVLWNGVKMGDAQTAHHSMNLPIPLDAIERIEVLKGPAARIYGINALTGAVNIVTKTQTNDFVQLHAYGGSSFKSKEEGDGNGIYAGGGLQATAGINTGKVHHLLSIAKEETNGQRYNTAAKNLKTMYQGNAPLNENHGFNWMGGYIDNEFGANGYYAAPFDKESYEVVQTLLLSVGSNHRITDDLTIKPRISNRYNEDDYRFYRNDLSRARSLHYSNAFMFELNGVYTTNIGDFGAGYELRLEDINSSNIGEHDRKNHGWFAEYKNTFFDKLLVNVGAYWNYNTDYGFQWYPGADVAYLLTNDWKVQASVGSSQRIPSFTDLYLNQRPGNIGNPDLKPEAAWQYEVGVNYTKANRRFVASVFERNISDFIDWTRISTDVPYQPQNLGNQIMRGLNVRYNQDIQIATNQKLGYSVSYQYLSPKKEDSASEVLSKYTIESLKHQAIAGINYTIDEVSIQFQNRYIKRELNEGYVVSDLRLMYEFPWFQVYTQATNLFNSSYKEVAAVPMPSRWIQLGVNYRFNLKKKTSE
- the gldC gene encoding gliding motility protein GldC, whose protein sequence is MANNTSEIKINITVDENKVPEDIRWTANDGGIVNEQAKAMLLSIWDSKVQETLRIDLWTKEMPVDEMKVFFHQTLVAMADTFERATDDKKMSDTMRDFCAYFAEKLELHKK